The following is a genomic window from Meriones unguiculatus strain TT.TT164.6M chromosome 7, Bangor_MerUng_6.1, whole genome shotgun sequence.
GAAAAACTTCACAATTGGTACAGATgatgttaaaattaaaaatgtttgtttttcttggggggggggggtgtttgtttttgagaccagggtttctctgtgtagctctggctgtcctggaactctgtagaccaggctggctttgaacttaagaGATCTGGCtacctgtgcctcctgagtgctaggattaaaggtatgctttAAGAGGCCTGAGGATGTGGGGGTGAAGCAAGATGATAAAGGAGATATAAGCCTCTCACAATTGATTGCACTGGAAACACTTAGCTCCCAGCCACTGGTTCCCCTTGAACTGAAAgctggctttgatttttttaggTGAGTCTGCAACTTTAAGAAGCTTACTGCTCAACCCACACCTGAGGCAGATGCTGGTTAATCTCGACCAGGATGACAACAAAGCAAAGCTGATGAAAGCCTTCATGCAGGAGCCCTTGTTCGTGGAGTTTGCAGACTGCTGTTTAAGAATcgtggaaccttcccagaagagGGATTCTTAAGAGATGTGCTCTTTGCACACGCTGCCCACTGCTCCTCCTAGGAGGTTGTCTCAAGACCGTTCCAGGACATGTGATGGGGTCTTCGCCTGTCACACGGCTTGCCTCAGACATGTGAGGACACTCAAGGTGCAGAGCCTTTATGAAGAGACTTGTAGCCCTGGAGTGAGggctgtggttaagagcactggttgctcttccagaggaccccagttttcagcacccacatgactcCTTACAACAACTGTAATTACAGTCGAAGGGGCTTGTGATACCCTCTTTGGCTTCTGCAGGTACTGTATGCAAGAGCTACACAGCCACACATGCACGCAGAActcccacatacataaaatataaaaaattcaaagcCACCATCTAAATATAAATagccatgtttctttttttatttctggtaCAGTTCAGAATTACATCATAAATATCAACTGTATCCATCAGAATTAAAAACTGATGTTTAGTAACTTATGTtactaaataaatttaaaatgtggtTCTGTTGTACACTATCTATATTCATTGTTCTTGGTAAcattaaataaatcaatttgtTAAATACTATTGTTCCCTTGATGAACTATATGCAAATTCTCCCCCAGCCAAAATTCTAGAGCCAGTTTTAGGGTGACTTGGCCCCCTTAAAGTGCTTGTGGATGGCCCAGTGTTCGTCCTGCATTGAGGATGGATGGTCAGGGCTGCTGAACCTGAACCTGAGCCTGAAGACGGTAAGCTGGCACATTGTGGTCCTAATCCTGGCTTGGTAACTAGCTCCCCCAGATCCTGCCAGTGCTGAGGCCATACCCTGGCGGGCTGGTACTCTGGCCACAAAGCCCTGGCTCACAGACTGGAACTTGCTTGCACGTGCAGTTGGAGTCCTGTGGGAATAGCTTGGCAGCAGTGTGTTGGATCAGATGTCTCTGGAAAGGCGGCTGGCAAGAACAGGCCTTGTGGAGACAAAGGCACCAAAGATCACTCAGGCAGGTGGGGGAACAAGAGTCACACTTGGACTGGCCTGTGTCTTTCTAGCAGAATCTGATTAAAGCCAGCAACACTAGAGGCTGAAGGTTCAGGGCAGATGTCTGCATACTGAAGTGGAGACTTCCTGCAGTGAAACTTGACCGAACCCTAGGGAGAAAGAGATACACCCGGTGAGCGGCGGGGCCCAAAGACACCTCAAAGAAACCCAGGAATAAAATCCCACATCCAAACATGGAGAGACTGGAAGGACTAGGCAGGAGCCTGTTACTCTAAGGGTATTGTCTGTCATCCTGTGACTGACTGACAGCTGGAAGATCACAACACTTCTGCTTATTCCTGGTCAATCTCAGGGAGATTCTAGACTGTTTCTTTCGTCTGGTCTCGCATACCAGCCttacagaggagaaaatggaggttCTTCGATCTGCTTTCAAGTAGAGCAGGCTGACAACACAGAGGACTCAGCCACACACTACTTCTTGTTGAGAAAACGACAACCAGTGACCAAGTGATAAAATCTGAGGAAACTGCCAAATGCAGTGTCACTGGAGGTGAAAAATTATTACCACACTCGTTTCTTAGAAGTGGGACTAACTATGTCCTAGTTAACTATGcctctctttaattctttataactGCTCTGTAAGGTGCTGCTCACATCTGTCTGATAAGGACACAGGGCTGAGACACGTTCCTAATTGAAGATTTTATTGCAGAGGAAGAGCCAAATACTCAAAGGCAATGTTTGGAATCGGTTTTAAAACTGAGTGTCTCAGCCAGCCCCTGgcagatagaggcaggtggatctctgagtttcaggccagcctggtctatatacagcaggttctaagacagccagggttacacaaagaaaccctacctATGGAAACAACGAAACAACTGAAGGTGTCTGAAGACTGCCACTTTTTAGTTGAGACAATGGCAGTAATCTGCACTTGTAGTTTTGGGTTTACCTAGCAGGGTTAGGGAGCCTTGTGCTGTTCCTGCAGAGATGGCAAGCCTCCTTTCTCACTGAATAGTCTGGAGCTGTGGGAAGGACTACCACAACATAGAATGAGAACATACCTGAGGCAGGGCTCTGATGGACGTAATTCCTGCCTGATCTTGTTGTGGGGTCTGGACTTTGCTGGCGCTGCCTGAGGGAAGCCGGAGGCAGGCATGGGCTACCAGCTTCCTCTGAAAGCCACGCGCACCCACAGCTGAGTTGGCTAGCACCAGTCCCAGGGGCCAGAGGTGGATTATTGCTCCCAGGAGCTTAGAGTGTGCTTGGGGCAGCGAGGAGCTCAGGGAACCAGGAGCTTGAGGCATGAGGTTCTCCTCCATACCGTCCAGTTCTTTAGAGGCAAGACAGGCCATTCTGATcttaaagagagaaaacattccTTTATAGCTTTAGGTTTGCCAGCCCTCTTCCGAAAGAATTTacttttacattcatttatttgacATAGTGGCGTGCTACAGTGGGCATGTGAAGAAAGGACAACTTGtgtgtcctggggattgaactcgggtggTTAAGATTTAGCtctctttagaaaaataaaatagctgggtatggtggcacatgtctttaatcacagcactcagcgggtctacacagtaagttctaggacagccaggactacacagagaaaccatgtcttgaaaaataaacaacatgatttgtttttgtgtgtatatgtgtgtgggcatgaaCATGCCCTGGTATGCTCGGGGAGGTCAGAAGAGTTTGTCCCCTGCTGTGAGGGGTCCTGGGCTCAGACTCGGGTGGGCCAAGCTGGGCAGCAGGCTcctgtacctgctgagccatcttactagcTCTTTCTACCACTGACTGGAAAATAAGCAGCTTGACAAGGTAAACTGAAGGCTGTGGCTGTGATGCCCTGAACTAGACTGGCTCCATGTGGCAGAACGTAAAGAAACTGCAATTCCCATTGGCAGTTTTGTTCCTAGGGCACATGTTCCACTCCACTTCCACAACCACCCTGTAATGTCTGTGCCCATCTCATCATACAAGAGGACACAAGGCTGAGAGGCTGCGTGGCCTGCCAACATGCCCACACCGCAGTGGCAGGCTTTCCCTCAGGCCTGTCAGAGACCTGGTCTCTAAGTATTGCCCACCCTGGGCCTCCGGTCATACTCACTCTCCACGCGTGCCACGCTCGCTTGATGACTGTGGCGGCTGTGTGTAACCTTCTGACGTGTGTCCGAGTTAACCAGGACCGAACAGCTACGGAAATGGCAGACGTCAAAAACACCATTAGATCTATTAGTCATGTGGTCAACACCGGAGGGAAAGTATGAAATTGTTCTTCTAGTGATACATTACGTCAACACTCAAAGCAAGACGGGGCTTAAGACTCACtctaggggctggaaagatgactcagtgtttaagagcacttaatgctcttgcagagcaccCCGATTTgcgtcccagcacccacatggtggtttgcAACCTCTTTTGACTCCAATTCAGAGAGCTGATTCCCTCTTCTAGCCACCCAGGGCATCTGCACGCACATGATACACATATAcagtttgtctgtctctctcacacacacatacacaaagtaaaacaaaatcttaaacAACAGAACCACTGCCTACCATCTTGCAGATACCCAAACACTGAGGGCCACTTGGGAGCTCTAATTGCCAAGGACCCAGGCTGCTATCCATCTCAGACTCAGTCTTGAGCAGTGATCAAGGAGCAAGAGTGATCTGAGTTATCTGTGCCTTTGAAAATACTTTTGGTTTGTGTAGGCATGTAGCTCTGTGGTATAGCACTTCCCGAGCATGAGTAAAACCCTGGATTTGATTCACAGCACTCCAAAAAGaaagtatacttttttttttttttttgaggcagggactctatgtggcccaggctggaaTCAAACTtcagatcctcttgtctctgcctcccaaatgctgggctcACAAGTGAAGTGTGGTTACCACACTTGGCCTAGGATTGTTCTGACATTTTCATTTGTCAAAATAAGCCTGTCAGAACTGTGTTGGCCATACCCATTACATGGAACCAGCCTCAGTAACAGCCCCCACCTACCTGCCTGAATGAGCACAGCAGCCCGCCTCTGTTTCTCTTGCTTTTGTTGAAGGTATCTCCTCCAGCCACACTGGATGCAGCGGGCACACAGCTCCAGCATCTGGGCACGCCCACATTCCAGAAGCTCTAGCTGAGAGAAGGGGAATCTGCTGAGGTCCTTGGCCTCTCCTCCTTCCACCCTGAGGAGGGCCTACACCCGCAGCTGATAATCGTAATCCCATTCCCCAGCCAGTTTACCATGCAGTCTGTCATGAAAATCTTTGTCCTGCCACAGTACAGTGGGATTTGTGTGGCCTTAGCTGGGTCACTGGGAGTGGGCGCTGTCTGAATTAAAGCCGGCAGAGCATGGAGGATGTCTTGTAGTAGAGGTTGCAATGTGGCCTCCTTGGCACACAGAGGCTGCTCTGGGGGTGGGAAAAAGGCATCATCAGTCCCTGCTTTTCCACATGCTCTGGAGCCTGTGATCTCTCTAGAGCTCTCTAAGCCTTTCTTGCTGTTCTAGATCTAGTCCTTTCTTCCTTAGCCCCCTTTGTGGGTAGAGGTAGCCCCTAGGGTCCTGGCTGATTGGGAGTGTCTTGAAGCCTCCACTGCCCTATGTCTCCATGGACAGGGTGGCAAGAGGGACTGGAAGCATGAAAGAGGGAATCCCAGGCTGCCTGGCCACTTCCTCAGCCCCACCCCTTCCCTTTCCAGTCAAAAGAGAACAACATACCCAGCTATGTGAACGCCCTCCTAGGCTTGCAGGGCTGCTGCCTTCTGTGTGGGAGGATTTACCCAAGGGCTCTGACCACAGTTAGCTGCCCAGAGcctctctggagacagaggccaccaaagcagatgctggagaCGAGAGGTGAGAGACATCCACAAAATGGACCAGGGCccagaaggagagacaggagagcaaaccatggagagaggagaaagaaagggagagggaaagggaaagtgaCACAACTCCCAAGGAGGATGAGAGCTCACTGACGGGCTCAGAAGAGGGCTGAGATGTGTTCTTGTCTGTCCCTCCACCTGCTCCTGAGCCTTAGCATTCCCACATTCTCAGCTGTGGACAGCTACACTGTGCCTACCAACTTCTCAGTCACAACCAGGTTAGACTTTTGCCCAAGTGCTTTGTACCTGTCTCCTCTTGATGCCTCCTGGGACGTGGAGCTCAGGCAATGTCCAGATTCCTCatatctcccttctttctctcttcccactgGTGGGGCCGGGCTCACCTGCATTTGTCTACCCCTGTATCTGTATGGAGTCATGCCTTCCAACACTGACCAGTTTGCCCACTTACTACTCAGCTGCCTGCAGTCCTGGCTTCTCCACTTGAGTGGCTTCACAATCTCACTCCCAGGACCTTCTACAAGGCCCCTGGAGTGGATGAACGTGTGAGGCGGATATAGCACCGGCTGTCCCCCCCCGAAGGGTGCCACCTCATCTACCCAGGAAGTAAAGTccactttccttcctttcctagagacagagtttctttctgtagccttggctctcctggaactccttctgtagaccaggttggccttgaactcttaatctacctgcctctgcctcccaagtgctgggagtaaagatgtgtgccaccactgcttagCTTCTAAGTCCATGTTTCTTGACTAGGGCCCACCTGGCACCCCAGCCTTACCTACCACTACTGTCTGGAGTTCTTACATGGAAGCTTTCGATTACCTTTGTCATGTGCAGTAGTTGTTACTGGGTAATCCAGTTTATCCCTACATAGCACCTCCTCCAAAATGCTTTCTCATGTCCACAACTCCCTGGCATCAGAATAAGCTCTCTGCCTTTCTACACTGTTGTCAGCTGGGGTTTGTTCCCCATATTGTACCAACAACCATGTCTCTGAACCCTCATCCCCAAGGAGACACACAGCTAAGTACTCAGTAAcctatggttgaacaaatgacaAAAATGGGTCCCACTCACCAGAGGGCCCTTTGGCAGGACATAGGCCCCAGAAGCCAGAGGATGTTCGAAGTCGGAGCCTTCTCAGTAATTTATATCTTTCCACAAAGTTCTGGTGAGAGACCCTGAAAGCCAAAGCAGACAAAGAGAATGACTTTGTGAGCCAGGTGCCTAGCTGGGGCTCAACGTTAGTGCCGACCTGACTATCCCCACTGGATGAATGAAGGAGGGTATATTCTAGAGATGCCCAGGGCCTCTCAGTGTGAAGCTTTCAGATACCATTTAAAATTGAGTTtgtggctggaaagatggcccagaAGACAGAAGTCTGTTGCCAAGCCTGAAACAACGTGAGTTCCATCCTTAAGACCCATATGAcggaaggggagaactgacttgCCAAGTTGTCCTACCTTctatgtggtgtggtgtggtgtggcacTTGCTGGTAGTGGGGTGCTTAAATCCACTGAGGATGGacagtgtgtacatgtgttttgttttgttttagggtttctctgtgtagccttggctggcctgattGAACCATCTGCCCCAGAAAACAGCACATTACTTCCACAGCCTGGAGGTGACTATTCTGTGAGCCTTGACCCGACCCCAACTAtccagttctctttttttttctctaatgaaCTATATCCCAGTGTGCCCCACTGAGCCCCAGTTTTCACAGCTAACCTAGACACCTGCAACAGCCTCCTCACTCAGCTCCCTTCTATCCTAATCCTCCATCCAACCTCCAGTGAGCAGTACAATTCTCTGCCGCTCCCTGCTCATCCCAGCAGCTTTCACTGCACTCAGGGCAAACGGTCAAGGCTTTACCTGTTAGGCCGTGTCTGGCTCCTGTTCTCTTACATTCCCTGTAACATGCTTCGCTGTTGCCCAGTCCCTTGTTGTCTTTCTTGCACAGCCTTATGGTTGTTCTCTGTTCTAAGGCCTCCCAAGGCtggccttttccttttctctgggCCTGTACTGATAACCAGCCCATGGATTTTCTCTGCATGCCAGCAACagattctctttttttcctaataTTAGTTGTGctttaaatgtgtatgtgtgtgtgctacatATGTAAGGATGTGTTTGCACATGTGGAGGCCTTAACTTGACAATGGAAGCCTTTCTTCCCTAGCTTTCATTTTTTGAGgtagtctttcactgaacctggagctcactgactggcCAGTAAGCCCAAGGAATCCCGTGTGTGTCTCGAGGTGGTGGGACTGCATTGCTTGCTGTCATTCCTAGCTTTAGACACCGATGCTGGAGACCCAAGGTCAGGTCCTCACAAGCACTTTATcatgaaccatctccccagaccctttgaaaatttgtttactgtttttttttaaattttatttttatttgtaaagtgaaaaaaataaaaataaaaaaattatgtgtgtgagagttttgcttgcatatatgtcggtgtaccatgtgcatgtctgATGCCAGTGGAGACAGGGGAAGGCttgagatcccctggaactggagttagctgCCACAtaggggctgggaattgaactgcaGTCTTTTTGGAGATCAGCCACTGCTCTTAatcctgaaccatctctttagcctcagacctttaaaaagatttatttttattatatttaattatgtCTGTgtgttgggtgggtgggtgaggatatgtgggtgtgtgcatgtaagAACAGGCCAGAGGAGTCAGATCgtcctggagctggacttacaggcagttgtgacctgctctatgtggatgctgggaaccaaactcaggccttCTCTAGAGTAGGATGTGTACTCTTAACCTTAGAGTCAGCTGTCTCTCCACCCTCAACTCAgcccttttgttgttttttgaggcccaggctggcctcaaactcagacttGTGtttatcttcctgtctcagcgtctcaagtgctgggatcataggtgtgtgctaccatgtctggctcACACTTAACTTTCTTGTTGTTCACACTTCCCTCTCTTGTAGGAATGTAGGCCCTACAGGGGCAGAGATTACATAGTGAGTGAATGAATTAGAGCAGAGGTGCCATCCCTTGCCTTCCAGGTGGATGCCACAGACCTGCCATTCTCCTCATCCCCACCCCCTCTGTCTGGCCCACATTTTGAGTGCCACCAGGCTTTGGCCCGACAGCAATATGGCTTACTTACCGGATGGGAAAGCCAGCAGCGCTGATGTGGATGGTCTCCACAAGGCCACAGGCCTCCAACTGGCTCAGGACCTGCAAGGGTGGGGGACAGAGCAAGCACCTATCGGCCACATGCCATTTCTTCTGCTGACCTTCAGTGACAGGCAGGATCGGCTGACGGAGATGTCTGAATCCATGGGACCATAAGAAACCAAGAGGGCCTGAAAGTCTCCGTGCTAGCAGGGGTCCTCGTGGACCTGCAAAGGCCCTGTCTGGTAACTGGCTCCTGATATAGTTAAGGCCTGCAGTGGTCCTGGCTCTGTCTCTCACCTCCCCAGGGGTGAAACCACTTCACAATTCAGAACCGTTTATTCTTTCCCCCACATCAGAGGGTTCAAGAAAGGAAGGTTGTTTTGAATATTCTTACTTGATTTGAACCCAGGCTTTCCCACATAGCCGAGTTACCTTGGCTACACAACCACATTTACCAGGTGACTGTGGGACATTCTTCAGTGCTGCCCAGCACTCACACATCATCTATATCCCCTCAGAACCTGAAACCTTGATAACGATTTTGTGTAAACAGTCCAGAGATAACCATATTGCATGTGCTGTACAGATGTGGAACAAATCACAAAACACCCATTGCCCCGAGCAGCTTTAGTCTCTTGTCAGGGACAGGCTAGGTGAGCAGAAAGATGCTCTAGAGTTCCCAAGTGCCACCTTGGCTATGCCATGGTGCAGTATATAGAACATACAACCACTCATGACTGCCCTGCCAGAGCAGGGAAATAAGCCCTCCTTAATGTCAGGCCCAGCCTGAGAGACTGCCCGTGAGCACCCAACTGGAGAGGCTTGCGAGCCCCTTTATTTTTGATGCTAGGCAGCTATAGCTCAGGACTAGTTACCTCTTCCTGGAAGAAGGTCTGAGGCTGACTCTGGCTGTTGGGCTTGATGCAGCGAATGTAGTGGGGTGTTGTGCTATGCAGGACCTGCAGGAGCTGTTCCAGTGAGGCCTGCAGACAGAGACGTCTGGGGTTAGGCAGGATGAGGGCAGCTCAGGGTCATAAGCTGGGTGTTGTTAGTGAGTATATTCTGTCCTCGGTGGCCTTCCCAGCCCTGAGATCAGGACCCATGTGTGCCCTGGGGACtactggaagttttaaagaacatGTGCAAAGTACAGCTTAATGACACATTACATCTCCTTTATCTAGAGATGCTTCTGGACCAGTGGCTCTCAGTGACTGATCCTCTGGTCTGGGGCTTGcccctttcctgtcttccttgGGACCATTTTCCTATAGGAGAATAGCTTACACCACCCCTGCTGTTCCATTGTTAAGCCTGTCCTATGTGCCAGAGGGATGTGAATCAACCTGCTTATGTCACAGCTGAGCCTAATGACACACAGGCTGTGCAGGTACTTTCAGGATTGTCTAAGGCTGTAACATGCTCACCAGACAATGAACCTGGCTTTCCCAGAGTGGTCCCTCAAGGTGATGGTAAAGTAGGGGTTGAAATATGaacagaacaaataaaacaaaaagtggcAGAGTGGGTGAAAAAGCTGTTGACGGGCAGTAGTCAAGAGATCCCAGGAGCCAGGCGTgctggtgtatgcctgtaatcccagcactcagaaggcagaagcaggtggatctctgagtttcctggtctacaaagcaagtccaggacagccaaggc
Proteins encoded in this region:
- the Myo19 gene encoding unconventional myosin-XIX isoform X2, with the translated sequence MKGSSGTSLRELPSPGYPIQKAIWKVLAGLLHLGNVHFAYSEDEAQPCQLMDGTKVSVRTSASLLQLPEDMLLETIQIRTIKAGKQQQVFRKPCSQAECDTRRDCLAKVIYAQLFDWLVSVINSSICADSSSWTAFIGLLDVYGFESFPDNSLEQLCINYANEKLQQHFVAHYLRAQQEEYAVEGLEWSFVNYQDNQTCLDLLEGSPISICSLINEECRLNRPSSAAQLQTRIENALAGRPCLGQNKLSREPSFVIVHFAGPVRYHTAGLVEKNKDPVPPELTGLLQQSQDPLLMMLFPANPEEKTQEELSGQSRAPALTVVSKFKASLEQLLQVLHSTTPHYIRCIKPNSQSQPQTFFQEEVLSQLEACGLVETIHISAAGFPIRVSHQNFVERYKLLRRLRLRTSSGFWGLCPAKGPSEQPLCAKEATLQPLLQDILHALPALIQTAPTPSDPAKATQIPLYCGRTKIFMTDCMLELLECGRAQMLELCARCIQCGWRRYLQQKQEKQRRAAVLIQAAVRSWLTRTHVRRLHTAATVIKRAWHAWRIRMACLASKELDGMEENLMPQAPGSLSSSLPQAHSKLLGAIIHLWPLGLVLANSAVGARGFQRKLVAHACLRLPSGSASKVQTPQQDQAGITSIRALPQGSVKFHCRKSPLQYADICPEPSASSVAGFNQILLERHRPVQV